The following proteins are encoded in a genomic region of Brachypodium distachyon strain Bd21 chromosome 1, Brachypodium_distachyon_v3.0, whole genome shotgun sequence:
- the LOC100840684 gene encoding probable mediator of RNA polymerase II transcription subunit 26c: MAAQSPLRRWKPFFAAFDNVDAAIEAADPDLRRDELREARGDIVELLCNAMDDDREAERLCLILDDVMAESLETLRLVPAMPTVLAKTDIAKAVRALQKHESERVRVLARGIVSRWGATFQDDLVRFRAATEKLDQIPMSDQIVADQQPVSAKILQPSAKNTRKITEMPPPQPKKVSPAPAVGVVRGDRAGLCSDDTIMEATKRKFQEGYQEAENAKRQRRIQVVEAPEMLKQRQRKMHPIIKERSRAKCGSSMMVKKTISVSKIRRV, encoded by the coding sequence ATGGCCGCGCAGAGCCCTCTTCGCCGCTGGAAGCCGTTCTTCGCCGCCTTCGACAACGTTGACGCCGCGATCGAGGCCGCCGACCCGGACCTCCGCCGCGACGAGCTCCGAGAAGCGAGGGGAGACATCGTGGAGCTGCTCTGCAACGCCATGGACGACGACCGCGAAGCAGAGCGGCTCTGCCTCATCCTCGACGACGTCATGGCCGAATCGCTCGAGACGCTGCGGCTGGTCCCTGCGATGCCGACGGTGCTCGCCAAAACGGACATCGCCAAGGCCGTCCGTGCTCTGCAGAAGCACGAATCGGAGCGGGTTCGCGTCCTCGCCCGCGGCATCGTGAGCCGGTGGGGGGCGACGTTCCAGGACGACCTCGTCAGGTTCAGGGCGGCCACGGAGAAGCTGGACCAGATTCCGATGTCCGACCAGATCGTGGCCGACCAGCAACCTGTCTCAGCCAAGATCCTCCAACCGTCAGCCAAGAACACGCGGAAAATCACCGaaatgccgccgccgcaacccAAGAAGGTGTCTCCCGCTCCCGCCGTTGGCGTCGTCCGCGGCGACCGTGCCGGGCTCTGCTCCGACGACACGATCATGGAGGCCACAAAGCGCAAGTTCCAGGAAGGGTACCAAGAAGCGGAGAACGCGAAGCGGCAGCGCAGGATACAAGTCGTGGAGGCGCCGGAGATGCTGAAGCAGAGGCAGCGGAAGATGCACCCGATCATCAAGGAGAGGAGCCGAGCAAAGTGCGGGAGCTCCATGATGGTCAAGAAGACCATCTCCGTCTCGAAGATTCGTAGGGTTTAG